A genomic segment from Brucella pseudogrignonensis encodes:
- a CDS encoding homospermidine synthase: protein MAKAKWPVYGEITGSVIMIGFGSIGRGTLPLIERHFKFDKSRLVVIDPSEKNRKILDDKGIRFIKEAITEDNYKKILGPLIKEGEGQPFIVNLSVDTGSLDLMRYSREQGALYIDTVVEPWLGFYFDEKADNAARTNYALRETVRAEKKKHPGGPTAVSCCGANPGMVSWFVKKALIDLATELKLEFEEPATDDRQGWAKLMKKVGVKGVHIAERDTQRAKEPKPFDTFWNTWSVEGFISEGLQPAELGWGTHENWKPKNARKQKKGNKAAIFLEQPGGNTRIRTWCPTHGAQYGLLVTHNEAISIADFFTVRSKKGKLEYRPTCNYAYHPSNVAILSLDEMFGGSGRAQTVQHVLEEEEILDGSDELGVLLYGHDKNAYWYGSQLSVEEARKLAPYQNATGLQVSSAVLAGMVWALENPESGIVETDEMDYRRCLEVQLPYLGPVKGYYTDWNPLEGRGVLFEEDLDTKDPWQFRNILVR, encoded by the coding sequence ATGGCGAAAGCGAAATGGCCAGTCTATGGCGAAATTACCGGCTCTGTTATCATGATCGGCTTTGGCTCGATCGGGCGCGGTACCCTGCCACTGATCGAACGCCATTTCAAATTCGACAAGTCCCGTCTGGTCGTCATTGATCCATCTGAGAAGAACCGCAAGATCCTAGATGACAAGGGTATCCGCTTCATCAAGGAAGCGATCACCGAGGACAATTATAAGAAAATCCTTGGGCCTCTGATCAAGGAAGGCGAAGGCCAACCGTTCATCGTCAATCTGTCGGTCGACACTGGTTCGCTCGATTTGATGCGTTACAGCCGTGAACAAGGCGCACTCTATATTGATACGGTTGTTGAGCCATGGCTTGGCTTCTATTTCGATGAAAAAGCCGACAATGCCGCGCGCACAAATTATGCACTGCGTGAAACGGTGCGTGCTGAAAAGAAAAAGCATCCGGGCGGCCCTACCGCTGTTTCCTGCTGCGGCGCAAATCCCGGCATGGTGTCGTGGTTTGTAAAAAAGGCGCTGATTGACCTCGCCACCGAACTCAAATTGGAATTTGAAGAGCCTGCCACCGATGACCGTCAGGGCTGGGCGAAGCTCATGAAGAAGGTCGGCGTGAAAGGCGTTCATATCGCAGAACGCGACACCCAACGCGCCAAAGAACCAAAGCCATTTGATACATTCTGGAACACATGGTCGGTCGAGGGTTTTATTTCTGAAGGCTTGCAGCCTGCCGAGCTTGGCTGGGGCACCCACGAAAACTGGAAACCGAAGAATGCTCGCAAGCAGAAGAAAGGCAACAAGGCTGCGATCTTCCTTGAACAACCCGGCGGTAACACGCGCATTCGCACCTGGTGCCCGACCCACGGCGCACAATATGGCCTGCTTGTAACCCACAATGAAGCAATTTCGATTGCCGATTTTTTCACTGTGCGCAGCAAGAAGGGCAAGCTCGAATATCGCCCGACCTGTAACTATGCCTATCATCCAAGCAATGTTGCCATTCTCTCGCTTGACGAAATGTTTGGCGGCAGTGGACGCGCACAGACGGTCCAGCATGTGCTTGAAGAAGAAGAAATTCTCGACGGTTCGGATGAGCTGGGGGTTTTGCTCTATGGTCACGACAAAAACGCCTATTGGTATGGCTCGCAGCTGAGCGTCGAAGAAGCGCGTAAGCTCGCGCCTTATCAGAACGCGACAGGTCTACAGGTTTCTTCTGCCGTTCTGGCAGGCATGGTGTGGGCGCTGGAGAACCCTGAAAGCGGTATCGTCGAAACTGATGAAATGGACTATCGACGCTGCCTTGAAGTACAGCTCCCCTATTTGGGACCAGTCAAAGGCTATTATACCGACTGGAACCCGCTGGAAGGACGTGGTGTCCTGTTCGAAGAAGACCTCGACACCAAAGACCCTTGGCAATTCCGCAA
- a CDS encoding aminotransferase class IV family protein has protein sequence MSSESTVRDGTATSHADPDYQLIETMRWEPLSGILRCDLHMARLENSARELGFRYNMETVHKKIAEISAGDSPLKLRLTLAPDGLVEIAAFPYEPLQPQTVWRIAVAETRLKHDDALLGHKTTRREAYISAREEYSSAEVDEAILLNERGEVCEGTITSIFLDIGGTTCVTPALSCGLLDGVLRRELLNNSVVQEGIVTVDDLTRARNILVGNSLRGMIRAQLVMI, from the coding sequence ATGTCTTCTGAAAGCACGGTTCGCGACGGGACAGCGACCAGCCATGCGGACCCAGACTATCAGCTGATCGAGACCATGCGCTGGGAGCCTCTTTCGGGTATCCTGCGTTGCGATCTTCATATGGCGCGGCTGGAAAACTCCGCGAGAGAGCTTGGCTTCCGCTACAACATGGAAACGGTGCATAAGAAGATCGCCGAGATCAGCGCCGGGGACAGCCCACTCAAACTGCGCCTGACCCTTGCTCCGGACGGTCTCGTCGAGATTGCGGCTTTTCCTTATGAGCCGTTGCAGCCACAGACTGTCTGGCGCATCGCAGTGGCAGAAACGCGTCTGAAACACGATGATGCCTTGCTGGGCCACAAGACCACGCGGCGTGAGGCCTATATTTCAGCCCGTGAAGAATATTCTTCAGCCGAGGTGGATGAAGCCATTCTGCTCAACGAACGTGGCGAAGTGTGTGAAGGCACCATCACATCGATTTTCCTCGATATCGGCGGCACGACCTGTGTCACCCCTGCCCTTTCCTGCGGCCTGCTTGATGGTGTTCTGCGGCGCGAGCTTTTGAACAACAGCGTGGTTCAGGAAGGCATCGTGACAGTGGATGATCTTACCCGCGCGCGCAACATTCTTGTTGGCAATTCATTGCGTGGAATGATCCGCGCTCAGTTGGTTATGATATAA
- a CDS encoding aminodeoxychorismate synthase component I, which produces MNRPQILFRDDKAGRDVLFAAPSSIIRADTPDTFEAAWKALQRAHNAGKWLAGYLSYEAGYLLEPKLKELLPEGRKAPLLCFGVFDGPSDEALHTRSDDNITYLCEPVAQSSLEDYQLKFARLHQHLREGDCYQGNLTFPVHAEWDGDPLVLFNTLAKRQPVRYATYCDLGGPIILSRSPELFFEVDSEGYIETHPMKGTMPRGATPFEDEANRLFLMNDPKNQAENRMIVDLLRNDISLVSEVGSLDVPELFRVETYPTVHQMISRVRAKLQDNLPLRAIFAALFPCGSITGAPKISAMEILRKLESDPRDIYCGSLGWIEPGGRMRFNVAIRTISLLEQNRAIFNVGGGVVFDSTAQAEYEECLLKARFATGQRPAMRTQTIS; this is translated from the coding sequence TTGAATAGGCCGCAAATCCTTTTTCGGGATGACAAGGCGGGCCGCGATGTTTTATTCGCGGCTCCGTCTTCGATTATCCGTGCCGATACGCCAGATACGTTCGAAGCAGCATGGAAGGCCCTGCAACGCGCCCATAATGCGGGCAAATGGCTTGCAGGCTACCTCTCTTATGAAGCGGGCTATTTGCTAGAACCCAAACTGAAAGAGCTTCTGCCGGAAGGTCGCAAAGCGCCGCTTTTATGCTTTGGTGTCTTCGATGGCCCATCAGACGAAGCCTTGCACACGCGCAGCGATGACAACATCACGTACTTATGTGAACCGGTTGCCCAATCGTCGCTGGAGGATTACCAGCTGAAGTTTGCGCGCCTTCACCAGCATTTGCGCGAAGGCGATTGCTATCAGGGCAATCTGACATTTCCGGTTCACGCTGAATGGGATGGCGATCCGCTCGTGCTGTTCAACACGCTCGCAAAGCGTCAACCCGTTCGCTATGCGACCTATTGCGATCTCGGCGGCCCGATCATCCTGTCGCGTTCGCCGGAACTGTTCTTTGAAGTAGATAGCGAAGGTTATATCGAAACACATCCGATGAAGGGCACCATGCCGCGCGGTGCCACCCCTTTTGAGGATGAAGCCAACCGCCTGTTCCTGATGAACGACCCTAAAAATCAGGCGGAAAACCGCATGATCGTCGACCTGTTACGTAATGACATTTCATTGGTCAGCGAAGTCGGATCACTTGATGTACCCGAACTTTTCCGCGTCGAAACTTATCCAACTGTTCATCAGATGATTAGCCGGGTACGTGCAAAGCTTCAAGACAATCTGCCGCTGCGCGCGATTTTTGCAGCGCTTTTCCCATGTGGCTCCATTACCGGCGCGCCGAAAATCAGCGCGATGGAAATTCTGCGCAAACTAGAAAGCGACCCGCGCGACATCTATTGCGGCTCGCTCGGCTGGATCGAGCCGGGTGGGCGTATGCGGTTCAATGTTGCCATCCGCACGATCTCGCTTCTTGAGCAAAATCGTGCAATCTTCAATGTCGGGGGCGGCGTGGTCTTCGATTCCACAGCGCAAGCGGAGTATGAGGAATGTCTTCTGAAAGCACGGTTCGCGACGGGACAGCGACCAGCCATGCGGACCCAGACTATCAGCTGA
- a CDS encoding M3 family oligoendopeptidase produces MTFAMKRFSKSAMLDTMPHMPAGDTGAATKADLGKLPEWNLADLYPSAESAELKADLEKAAKDAADFEARWKGKLGEEAAKANGVNFADAIKEYEGLSELMGRIASFAGLYYYGDTTDPKRMKLFGDVQQKLTDANTPLIFFSLEINRIDDDVLEKAMASNPSIGHYRPWLEDLRLDKPYELDDKLEQLFHEKSITGYSAWNRLFDETMSSLRFEIDGEELAIEQTLNMLQDADGALRKKASEALAKTFGANLRTFTLITNTLAKDKEISDRWRGFQDIADSRHLANRVEREVVDALSSAVEAAYPRLSHRYYALKAKWLGLEKLENWDRNAPLPETPQALISWDEARKTVLSAYGNFAPEMAEIAKKFFDKNWIDAPVRPGKAPGAFAHPTVPSAHPYVLLNYMGKPRDVMTLAHELGHGVHQVLAGEQGALMASTPLTLAETASVFGEMLTFRSLLERTTNKRERKAMLAQKAEDMINTVVRQIAFYQFERRVHTERREGELTSERIGEIWMDVQRESLGDAVNLNPGYETFWTYIPHFIHSPFYVYAYAFGDCLVNSLYAVYQNSEKGFQQKYFDMLKAGGTKHHKELLAPFGLDATDPDFWSKGLSVVEGIIDELEAMED; encoded by the coding sequence ATGACCTTTGCCATGAAACGTTTTTCGAAGTCTGCGATGCTCGACACCATGCCTCATATGCCAGCCGGTGATACGGGAGCTGCCACGAAGGCTGACCTTGGAAAGCTGCCCGAGTGGAATCTGGCTGACCTCTACCCTTCTGCTGAGAGCGCTGAATTGAAAGCCGATCTCGAAAAGGCGGCAAAGGATGCAGCCGATTTTGAAGCCCGCTGGAAAGGCAAACTCGGTGAAGAAGCGGCAAAGGCCAATGGCGTAAATTTTGCCGATGCGATCAAGGAATATGAGGGTCTAAGCGAACTCATGGGCCGCATCGCTTCATTCGCGGGCCTTTATTACTACGGCGACACAACCGATCCAAAGCGCATGAAACTATTCGGTGATGTGCAACAGAAACTGACTGACGCCAACACGCCGCTGATTTTCTTCAGCCTAGAAATCAACCGCATCGATGACGACGTGCTTGAAAAGGCGATGGCCTCCAATCCCTCGATCGGCCACTACCGCCCATGGCTGGAAGATCTTCGTCTCGACAAACCCTATGAGCTTGACGACAAACTGGAACAGCTTTTCCACGAAAAATCGATCACCGGCTACAGCGCTTGGAACCGACTGTTCGATGAAACCATGTCGAGCCTGCGTTTTGAAATCGATGGCGAAGAACTGGCCATCGAGCAGACGCTCAACATGCTGCAGGACGCAGATGGTGCCTTGCGCAAAAAGGCATCGGAAGCGCTTGCCAAGACTTTCGGCGCAAACCTGCGCACTTTCACGCTGATTACCAATACGCTGGCCAAGGACAAGGAAATCTCCGACCGCTGGCGTGGTTTTCAAGACATTGCCGACAGCCGCCATCTTGCCAATCGCGTTGAACGTGAAGTTGTCGATGCGCTCAGCAGTGCCGTTGAAGCAGCCTATCCGCGCTTGTCACATCGCTACTATGCGTTGAAAGCCAAGTGGCTCGGCCTCGAAAAGCTGGAGAACTGGGATCGCAATGCGCCGCTGCCGGAAACACCGCAGGCGCTGATCTCGTGGGATGAGGCGCGCAAAACCGTGCTTTCCGCCTATGGCAACTTCGCGCCGGAAATGGCCGAGATCGCCAAGAAATTCTTCGACAAGAACTGGATTGACGCGCCAGTGCGTCCGGGCAAGGCGCCGGGTGCTTTTGCGCATCCAACCGTACCTTCCGCCCATCCTTATGTGCTGCTCAACTATATGGGCAAGCCGCGCGATGTGATGACGCTTGCGCACGAGCTTGGCCATGGCGTGCATCAGGTGCTGGCCGGCGAACAGGGTGCGCTTATGGCATCGACGCCACTCACACTGGCTGAAACGGCTTCCGTTTTTGGTGAGATGCTCACGTTCCGCTCGCTGCTTGAACGCACCACCAACAAGCGCGAACGCAAGGCCATGCTGGCTCAGAAGGCCGAGGACATGATCAATACAGTCGTGCGCCAGATCGCTTTCTACCAGTTCGAGCGTCGTGTTCACACCGAGCGCCGCGAAGGCGAACTGACATCAGAGCGTATCGGCGAAATCTGGATGGACGTGCAGCGCGAAAGCCTTGGCGATGCGGTCAATCTCAATCCGGGTTACGAAACCTTCTGGACCTATATTCCGCACTTCATCCATTCGCCGTTCTACGTCTATGCCTATGCTTTCGGTGATTGTCTGGTAAACTCGCTTTATGCCGTCTACCAGAACTCGGAAAAAGGCTTCCAGCAGAAGTATTTCGACATGTTGAAAGCGGGTGGCACCAAGCACCACAAGGAACTGCTGGCGCCATTTGGCCTTGATGCAACTGATCCGGATTTCTGGAGCAAAGGCCTGTCGGTGGTGGAAGGCATCATCGACGAACTCGAAGCCATGGAAGACTGA
- a CDS encoding sigma-54 dependent transcriptional regulator: MSTRILIVDDDPIQRRSLEAAVLRMGHRSILADGGINALGFITNRKDIALVLLDLSMPDLDGCAVLARMRQANVKVPVIAIAQVDEVEKAMQAIRLGATDFMTKPVVFERMQVSVANAFKLDSLSQELKRTRTTQKSHILLSELVMKSQEMENVSTLARRVMQLDSPLLIEGEYGTGKETLARAISSGGTRWQGAFVAIDCRVIAKQNTNEVLFGQSNDDRGSTLVQPPIRIAGKLAEAQGGTLFFDEISALPYRTQGRLFEAMRGLQKTTDNALLSDTRIIASNSRVLADFVHMGRFHPGLYQLLSSFHITLPPLRDRLEDIPILAHQFLMHFASEERLGHLTGITPAVMEGLKSYDWPGNVRELKNAIYQAVLLCEEHALTVHDFRNMDIFGGVSYPRANISSTPRLSGHSHEVRLAGAIRGVTPEGQVRTLAAAEEEMIRFAIGHYDGQISEVARRLGIGRTTLYRKLKEYGIDVASISSKKEDEDLSYKEGNQPQILRA, from the coding sequence ATGAGTACGCGTATTCTTATAGTCGACGATGATCCGATACAGCGCAGAAGCCTTGAGGCTGCTGTGTTGCGTATGGGGCACAGAAGCATTCTCGCGGATGGCGGTATCAATGCGCTTGGTTTCATCACTAACCGCAAAGATATAGCGCTCGTTCTGCTTGATCTGTCTATGCCTGATCTGGATGGTTGTGCGGTTCTTGCCCGGATGCGGCAGGCCAATGTCAAAGTTCCCGTTATTGCAATTGCTCAAGTCGATGAAGTCGAAAAAGCGATGCAAGCTATTCGGCTCGGTGCCACTGATTTTATGACGAAGCCGGTTGTTTTTGAACGTATGCAAGTCTCCGTTGCAAATGCATTCAAGCTTGATTCGCTTTCGCAGGAGTTAAAGCGAACACGGACGACTCAGAAGTCGCATATCTTGCTATCTGAGCTTGTCATGAAAAGTCAGGAGATGGAAAATGTCTCAACGCTTGCAAGACGGGTGATGCAGCTTGATTCACCGCTTCTCATTGAAGGTGAATATGGTACAGGCAAGGAAACACTTGCGCGTGCCATCAGCAGCGGTGGTACACGTTGGCAAGGCGCGTTCGTTGCCATTGATTGTCGCGTGATTGCAAAGCAAAACACCAATGAAGTGCTGTTTGGTCAATCAAATGATGATCGTGGGTCGACCTTGGTTCAGCCACCTATCCGTATTGCTGGAAAACTAGCAGAAGCACAGGGCGGTACACTGTTTTTTGATGAGATAAGTGCCCTGCCTTATCGGACGCAAGGTCGTCTTTTTGAAGCGATGCGAGGGTTACAGAAGACGACAGATAATGCGTTGCTATCAGATACCCGCATTATTGCATCTAATAGCAGAGTGCTAGCCGATTTTGTTCATATGGGCCGCTTTCACCCTGGCCTTTATCAATTGCTTTCTTCATTCCATATTACTTTGCCACCACTAAGAGATCGGCTGGAAGACATTCCAATTCTTGCGCATCAGTTTCTGATGCATTTTGCGAGCGAAGAACGCTTAGGGCATCTCACCGGGATTACACCTGCTGTGATGGAGGGGCTAAAAAGCTATGATTGGCCCGGCAATGTTCGTGAACTCAAAAATGCAATCTATCAGGCAGTTCTTCTTTGTGAAGAACATGCGCTAACAGTGCATGATTTCCGCAATATGGATATTTTTGGCGGCGTTAGTTATCCGCGCGCAAATATATCTTCGACTCCCAGGCTATCCGGTCATTCTCACGAGGTTCGGCTCGCGGGTGCCATCAGGGGTGTCACGCCAGAGGGGCAAGTGCGGACACTGGCCGCTGCTGAAGAAGAGATGATCCGCTTCGCGATAGGGCATTATGATGGTCAAATCAGTGAGGTTGCTCGTCGTTTGGGTATTGGCCGAACAACACTTTATCGAAAATTGAAAGAATATGGCATCGATGTGGCGTCTATCTCGTCGAAGAAAGAAGACGAAGATTTAAGCTATAAAGAGGGCAATCAGCCGCAAATTTTGCGCGCTTAA
- a CDS encoding DUF882 domain-containing protein: MSSISTIKARLAKVWTGLFNSASQVRASASTALVAAAVVTALAPSQASAETRTLKLYYVHTGEKAEITFKKNGKFLPDGLKKLNVFLRDWRRNEPTRMDPRLFDLVWQVYRSTGSNQYITVVSAYRSPATNNMLRSKTSGVAKKSQHTLGRAMDFFIPGVPLAKLRAIGMRYQIGGVGYYPRSGSPFTHMDVGNVRSWPRMSRRELLALFPDGKTAHIPADGKPLPGYEQALAMIERQKASGGNVMMASNSAPRKSKTLFGALFGGGGADEEEDNGDVAPAASRPARAAPVRQAPTPAVPVQTPQPEAMIAALPARDAPIPMQAPRPEAIIQAPQQVEEAPVVAFNVPIPSRKPANAAQDAIALAAAAMPDEGAAQQVADAGTNAMLTGFVPVPSMRPQQETASQLASAVVPAMRPQPAQENPQDAIAQIVNNNPQAEATVADAGNVIAQGNAASYPLPKEAPRADTQLAMVSKKDEISELIAPPRDDFEAQQVAVAKPQPVKIAPVKTASVSKTTPSRSHVAAVGHGAKTGVRSTGKGDRRIAASAARPAPMVQPAAMPASAVAMSTESVAQTAPATNAVLRNDALRSAPAMVYTAGFQRGNLPSERSGQFSGNAVTFLTVAKFTETN, translated from the coding sequence ATGAGCAGCATATCGACTATCAAAGCGCGGTTGGCGAAAGTCTGGACGGGTTTGTTCAATTCGGCTTCCCAGGTTCGAGCGTCTGCTTCGACAGCTTTGGTTGCGGCGGCGGTCGTAACGGCGTTAGCGCCTTCGCAGGCGTCTGCCGAAACGCGCACGCTGAAGCTCTATTATGTTCATACGGGTGAAAAAGCAGAAATCACCTTCAAAAAGAATGGCAAATTTTTGCCGGACGGTTTGAAGAAGCTGAATGTTTTCTTGCGTGATTGGCGTCGTAATGAACCGACGAGAATGGACCCGCGGCTGTTCGATCTCGTTTGGCAAGTGTATCGCTCAACCGGTTCGAACCAGTATATCACGGTTGTTTCCGCTTATCGTTCGCCCGCAACGAATAACATGCTGCGTTCCAAGACGAGTGGCGTTGCTAAAAAGAGCCAGCACACGCTTGGCCGTGCGATGGATTTTTTCATTCCGGGTGTTCCACTCGCCAAACTTCGCGCTATCGGTATGCGTTATCAGATCGGTGGCGTCGGCTATTATCCGCGTTCAGGCTCCCCTTTTACCCATATGGATGTTGGCAATGTCCGCTCCTGGCCACGTATGAGCCGTCGCGAGCTGCTCGCTCTGTTCCCGGACGGAAAAACGGCGCATATTCCTGCTGATGGCAAGCCACTGCCGGGGTATGAACAGGCTCTTGCTATGATCGAACGGCAGAAGGCAAGCGGCGGTAACGTTATGATGGCAAGTAACTCTGCTCCGCGTAAAAGCAAGACTTTGTTTGGTGCTCTCTTCGGCGGCGGAGGCGCTGACGAAGAAGAAGATAATGGTGATGTTGCTCCTGCCGCGTCGCGTCCGGCACGTGCTGCTCCTGTTCGTCAGGCTCCAACACCTGCTGTGCCGGTACAAACGCCTCAACCCGAAGCCATGATCGCTGCGCTTCCGGCACGTGATGCACCGATTCCGATGCAGGCTCCGCGCCCTGAAGCCATCATACAGGCACCACAGCAAGTGGAAGAAGCGCCTGTGGTTGCATTCAATGTTCCTATTCCTTCTCGTAAGCCTGCTAACGCAGCACAGGATGCGATTGCTCTGGCAGCAGCGGCAATGCCGGACGAGGGTGCCGCACAACAAGTCGCTGATGCTGGGACTAACGCGATGCTAACCGGTTTTGTTCCAGTCCCATCAATGCGTCCGCAACAGGAAACTGCATCACAATTGGCTTCGGCTGTCGTTCCCGCGATGCGTCCGCAACCAGCGCAAGAAAACCCGCAGGATGCGATTGCTCAGATCGTTAATAACAATCCGCAGGCCGAGGCAACGGTTGCAGATGCAGGCAATGTGATTGCCCAGGGCAATGCTGCTTCCTATCCACTGCCCAAGGAAGCTCCACGGGCCGATACGCAATTGGCAATGGTTTCCAAAAAGGATGAAATCAGCGAGCTTATTGCGCCACCACGGGATGATTTTGAAGCACAGCAAGTTGCTGTCGCTAAGCCTCAGCCAGTGAAGATTGCGCCAGTCAAGACTGCCTCTGTTTCAAAGACAACTCCATCGCGTTCGCATGTTGCTGCCGTTGGGCATGGAGCAAAAACCGGTGTGCGTTCAACGGGCAAGGGTGATCGTCGCATTGCTGCCTCGGCCGCGCGTCCAGCGCCTATGGTTCAGCCAGCCGCAATGCCTGCTTCTGCAGTCGCGATGTCTACAGAGTCTGTCGCACAGACTGCGCCGGCAACCAATGCAGTTCTGCGTAATGATGCGCTGCGTTCGGCTCCTGCTATGGTCTATACGGCTGGTTTCCAGCGGGGTAACTTACCGAGTGAACGCTCCGGTCAGTTTAGCGGTAATGCCGTTACATTCTTGACGGTAGCGAAGTTCACTGAAACGAACTGA
- a CDS encoding 2-dehydro-3-deoxy-phosphogluconate aldolase, with the protein MPQKTDLLVPVLQGQPVIPVLLIEKVEHAVPLARALAKGGLPAIEITLRTAAALDAIRAVASEVPEAIVGAGTILNAKQYEEAAKAGSRFIVSPGATKYILAAADDSDVPLLPAAITPSEMLALREEGYTHLKFFPAEQAGGAPFLKALSSPLAGLTFCPTGGISLGNAKTYLSLPNVVCVGGSWVAPKELLEAGDWDGITKLAAEAAALKA; encoded by the coding sequence ATGCCGCAGAAAACCGATCTTCTCGTTCCCGTCCTGCAAGGCCAGCCGGTCATTCCCGTCTTGCTGATTGAGAAGGTCGAACACGCGGTTCCGCTTGCACGCGCTTTGGCCAAGGGTGGATTGCCGGCCATCGAAATCACCCTGCGCACAGCGGCAGCACTCGACGCAATTCGCGCAGTCGCATCAGAAGTGCCGGAAGCGATCGTTGGAGCGGGCACCATTCTCAATGCCAAGCAATATGAGGAGGCAGCCAAGGCTGGTTCACGCTTCATCGTAAGTCCTGGCGCAACGAAGTATATTCTCGCTGCAGCTGATGACAGTGATGTGCCGCTTCTGCCTGCGGCAATCACCCCGAGCGAAATGCTTGCTCTTCGCGAAGAAGGCTACACGCATCTCAAGTTTTTCCCGGCAGAACAGGCAGGCGGCGCACCGTTCCTCAAGGCCCTTTCCTCACCACTGGCAGGATTAACCTTCTGCCCAACTGGCGGCATCAGCCTGGGCAATGCGAAGACCTATCTATCGCTGCCAAATGTGGTCTGTGTCGGTGGCTCATGGGTTGCCCCGAAAGAACTGCTGGAAGCAGGCGACTGGGACGGCATCACCAAGCTTGCCGCGGAAGCCGCAGCTTTAAAGGCCTGA
- a CDS encoding N-acetylmuramidase family protein: MFDTETFAAVISMANDADIEPAALLAVAEVESGGRALFPVADRKEPAIRFEGHYFDRRLSGRIREQARQMGLASPEAGRVRNPKMQRERWLLLERAMSIHRQAALESTSWGLGQVMGAHWKWLGYRSIDELVNEARSGVTGQVSLMLKFIEKAGLKPTLQAKDWRDFARRYNGPAFSRNQYDSRMAAAYERWSRSLCHLMKAA; this comes from the coding sequence ATGTTTGATACCGAAACTTTCGCAGCAGTCATCTCCATGGCCAATGATGCGGACATTGAGCCAGCCGCTTTGTTGGCAGTTGCCGAAGTGGAAAGTGGCGGACGGGCGCTGTTTCCTGTCGCGGATAGAAAAGAACCGGCAATTCGCTTCGAGGGTCATTATTTTGATCGCAGGCTGTCTGGCCGTATCCGCGAACAGGCGCGTCAGATGGGACTGGCCTCACCAGAAGCCGGACGCGTGCGCAACCCCAAGATGCAACGTGAGCGCTGGCTGCTGCTGGAGCGTGCCATGAGCATTCACCGTCAGGCAGCGCTTGAATCTACCTCATGGGGCTTGGGTCAGGTGATGGGCGCCCACTGGAAATGGCTTGGTTATCGCAGCATTGATGAATTGGTAAACGAGGCACGCAGCGGCGTCACAGGGCAAGTCTCGCTGATGCTCAAATTCATCGAAAAGGCCGGTTTGAAGCCAACTTTACAGGCAAAAGACTGGCGCGATTTTGCGCGCCGCTACAATGGCCCCGCCTTCTCGCGCAATCAATATGATAGCCGCATGGCCGCAGCCTATGAGCGATGGAGCCGCAGTTTATGCCACTTAATGAAAGCGGCGTGA
- a CDS encoding rhodanese-related sulfurtransferase, with amino-acid sequence MSNLPFTVAALYCFAPLPQYESLREPLAELCCANGIKGTLLLAAEGINGTVAGSADAIEKLVKYITAVPGLANPELKYSHATEMPFYRMKVRLKREIVTMGVEGIDPLKSVGTYIAPKDWNALIADEDTVVVDTRNDYEYAIGTFEGALDPNTKTFREFPEWVEQNRDKLEGKKIAMFCTGGIRCEKATAFVKGLGFDDVFHLKGGILKYLEDVPKEESMWNGECFVFDERVAIGHGLTESDIELCRACRRPITAEDKLSQFFEEGISCAGCYDERTPEDRARFAEREKQVKLAKLRGSSHKHIGR; translated from the coding sequence ATGAGCAATTTGCCATTTACCGTTGCCGCCCTTTATTGCTTTGCGCCATTGCCGCAATATGAAAGCCTGCGTGAGCCGCTCGCTGAGCTGTGCTGCGCGAATGGAATCAAAGGAACGCTATTGCTGGCTGCGGAAGGCATTAACGGCACGGTTGCAGGTTCCGCAGATGCTATCGAAAAGCTTGTTAAATATATTACGGCTGTCCCAGGTCTTGCTAATCCGGAATTGAAATACTCACATGCAACTGAAATGCCTTTCTATCGCATGAAGGTGCGTTTGAAGCGCGAAATCGTCACAATGGGCGTCGAGGGTATTGATCCGCTGAAAAGCGTCGGCACATATATTGCGCCTAAAGATTGGAACGCGCTGATTGCCGATGAAGACACGGTCGTTGTCGATACGCGCAATGATTATGAATATGCCATCGGTACTTTTGAAGGCGCGCTTGACCCGAACACCAAAACATTCCGCGAATTTCCGGAATGGGTGGAGCAGAACCGCGACAAGCTTGAAGGCAAGAAGATTGCCATGTTCTGCACGGGTGGCATCCGTTGTGAGAAGGCAACCGCCTTCGTCAAGGGTCTCGGCTTTGATGATGTTTTCCACCTCAAGGGCGGTATTCTGAAATATCTCGAAGACGTGCCAAAAGAAGAAAGCATGTGGAACGGCGAATGCTTCGTGTTCGATGAACGCGTGGCAATCGGTCATGGTCTAACGGAAAGCGATATCGAGCTTTGCCGCGCCTGCCGCCGTCCAATCACTGCAGAAGACAAGCTTTCGCAGTTCTTCGAGGAAGGCATTTCCTGCGCTGGTTGTTATGACGAACGCACGCCGGAAGATCGCGCTCGTTTCGCGGAGCGCGAAAAGCAGGTCAAGCTCGCCAAGCTGCGTGGCTCAAGCCACAAGCACATCGGACGCTAA